From the Tripterygium wilfordii isolate XIE 37 chromosome 6, ASM1340144v1, whole genome shotgun sequence genome, one window contains:
- the LOC120000997 gene encoding putative receptor-like protein kinase At4g00960 isoform X2: protein MYEQNLNLTLNSLAVNASKTGFYITTIGQSPDTVYGLIQCQGYISNVDCQTCAGTAADEITQLCQNKKEAFIGYITCSLHYSDSRFFSTANSIPRYALCNVQNTSNRALFDRQLGSLLKNLSNSAADSPSRYAAGGIAHTAFVDIYAMQRCTGDLGIDDCFSCLEYIISYIPQTCNGSVGGQIFSMSCSLRYEIYSFTPWSSPPPPAQTASPPSLLQPNSTPSATTNSKDDGTKSTSRTIAVVVTPIAVALVLIPIICGFFIGKKAKRKGNAGPEEYDNRSMESLLIGLDRFRVATGNFSDEYKLGEGGFGPVYKGKLPDGREIAVKRLSSSSGQGLEELKTEVMLVARLLHRNLVRLLGFCLEEEEKLLVYEYLPNGSLDKSLFDPRKRLYLEWEQRYKIIVGIARGLLYLHEDSQLRIIHRDLKASNILLDESMNPKISDFGLARLFSGSQTQAKTNRISGTCGYMALEYAKKGHFSPKSDVYSFGVLVLEIVTGRKSSSFRNFMNLQSYAWQHWVNGTALELLDPTLGDQWPRYEVLKCIHIGLLCVQEHAADRPTMSEIVMMLSSYAVTFASPLRPAFFVPVEGFESVLAAKNYGGAQRDGSVSESLQQSVNEVSITELDPR, encoded by the exons ATGTATGAACAGAACCTAAACCTAACACTCAATTCACTTGCTGTCAATGCTTCTAAAACCGGCTTCTACATCACTACTATAGGGCAGAGCCCTGATACTGTTTATGGCCTCATACAGTGCCAAGGTTATATCTCCAATGTAGATTGCCAAACTTGTGCGGGCACCGCAGCTGACGAAATCACCCAACTTTGTCAGAACAAGAAGGAAGCATTTATAGGATATATAACTTGCTCATTACATTACTCTGACTCTCGCTTCTTCTCAACTGCCAATAGTATCCCAAGATACGCGTTATGTAATGTGCAGAATACATCTAACCGGGCACTTTTTGATCGCCAATTGGGAAGTTTGCTTAAGAATCTCTCAAACAGTGCTGCCGATAGTCCTTCTAGATACGCTGCAGGTGGCATTGCTCACACAGCTTTTGTTGACATATATGCTATGCAGCGGTGCACTGGAGATTTAGGAATAGATGACTGCTTCAGTTGCCTCGAATATATAATCAGTTATATTCCACAGACTTGCAATGGAAGTGTGGGTGGTCAGATATTCTCTATGAGTTGCAGTCTTCGGTATGAGATATATTCATTCACTCCGTGGTCATCACCACCTCCTCCAGCCCAAACAGCGTCTCCTCCATCTTTGCTCCAGCCCAACTCAACTCCTAGTGCAACAACAAACTCAAAGGATGATG GGACAAAGAGCACTTCAAGAACCATTGCAGTAGTGGTGACTCCTATAGCTGTTGCCTTGGTACTGATACCCATCATTTGTGGTTTCTTCATCGGGAAAAAGGCTAAGAGAAAAGGAAATG CTGGTCCTGAAGAATATGATAATAGGAGTATGGAATCGCTTTTGATTGGACTAGATAGATTCAGAGTTGCAACTGGAAATTTCTCTGATGAATATAAACTTGGAGAAGGCGGTTTTGGTCCAGTTTACAAG GGAAAACTTCCTGATGGACGAGAAATAGCAGTCAAAAGGCTCTCGAGCAGCTCAGGGCAAGGCCTGGAAGAGCTAAAAACAGAGGTAATGTTGGTTGCTCGACTGTTGCATCGCAATCTAGTAAGGTTGTTGGGCTTCTGCttagaagaagaggagaagctGCTTGTATATGAATACTTGCCTAATGGAAGCTTGGACAAAAGTTTATTTG ATCCGAGGAAACGACTGTATCTGGAATGGGAGCAACGATACAAAATCATTGTTGGCATTGCTCGAGGACTACTTTACCTGCATGAAGATTCTCAGCTCAGAATTATTCATCGGGATTTGAAAGCCAGTAACATTTTACTGGACGAGTCCATGAATCCTAAAATTTCTGATTTTGGTTTGGCAAGACTGTTCTCTGGAAGTCAAACTCAAGCTAAAACCAATCGAATTTCTGGGACTTG TGGCTACATGGCACTAGAATATGCTAAAAAGGGGCACTTTTCCCCCAAATCCGATGTTTATAGTTTTGGTGTTCTAGTCTTGGAAATTGTCACTGGTCGAAAAAGCTCCAGTTTTCGCAATTTTATGAATCTGCAGAGTTAT GCATGGCAACATTGGGTTAATGGAACGGCTCTGGAGTTGCTGGATCCTACTCTGGGCGACCAATGGCCAAGATATGAAGTTTTGAAGTGCATCCACATAGGGTTATTGTGTGTTCAGGAACATGCAGCTGATAGACCTACAATGTCTGAAATTGTCATGATGCTTAGCAGTTATGCTGTAACCTTTGCATCGCCATTGCGGCCTGCATTCTTTGTCCCGGTGGAAGGTTTTGAGTCAGTTTTGGCTGCTAAAAATTATGGTGGAGCTCAAAGGGATGGATCTGTGTCGGAGTCATTGCAACAATCTGTAAACGAAGTTTCAATCACCGAGTTAGATCCTCGCTAG
- the LOC120000997 gene encoding putative receptor-like protein kinase At4g00960 isoform X5 gives MDCEHNTSNRALFDRQLGSLLKNLSNSAADSPSRYAAGGIAHTAFVDIYAMQRCTGDLGIDDCFSCLEYIISYIPQTCNGSVGGQIFSMSCSLRYEIYSFTPWSSPPPPAQTASPPSLLQPNSTPSATTNSKDDGTKSTSRTIAVVVTPIAVALVLIPIICGFFIGKKAKRKGNAGPEEYDNRSMESLLIGLDRFRVATGNFSDEYKLGEGGFGPVYKGKLPDGREIAVKRLSSSSGQGLEELKTEVMLVARLLHRNLVRLLGFCLEEEEKLLVYEYLPNGSLDKSLFDPRKRLYLEWEQRYKIIVGIARGLLYLHEDSQLRIIHRDLKASNILLDESMNPKISDFGLARLFSGSQTQAKTNRISGTCGYMALEYAKKGHFSPKSDVYSFGVLVLEIVTGRKSSSFRNFMNLQSYAWQHWVNGTALELLDPTLGDQWPRYEVLKCIHIGLLCVQEHAADRPTMSEIVMMLSSYAVTFASPLRPAFFVPVEGFESVLAAKNYGGAQRDGSVSESLQQSVNEVSITELDPR, from the exons ATGGATTGTGAACAT AATACATCTAACCGGGCACTTTTTGATCGCCAATTGGGAAGTTTGCTTAAGAATCTCTCAAACAGTGCTGCCGATAGTCCTTCTAGATACGCTGCAGGTGGCATTGCTCACACAGCTTTTGTTGACATATATGCTATGCAGCGGTGCACTGGAGATTTAGGAATAGATGACTGCTTCAGTTGCCTCGAATATATAATCAGTTATATTCCACAGACTTGCAATGGAAGTGTGGGTGGTCAGATATTCTCTATGAGTTGCAGTCTTCGGTATGAGATATATTCATTCACTCCGTGGTCATCACCACCTCCTCCAGCCCAAACAGCGTCTCCTCCATCTTTGCTCCAGCCCAACTCAACTCCTAGTGCAACAACAAACTCAAAGGATGATG GGACAAAGAGCACTTCAAGAACCATTGCAGTAGTGGTGACTCCTATAGCTGTTGCCTTGGTACTGATACCCATCATTTGTGGTTTCTTCATCGGGAAAAAGGCTAAGAGAAAAGGAAATG CTGGTCCTGAAGAATATGATAATAGGAGTATGGAATCGCTTTTGATTGGACTAGATAGATTCAGAGTTGCAACTGGAAATTTCTCTGATGAATATAAACTTGGAGAAGGCGGTTTTGGTCCAGTTTACAAG GGAAAACTTCCTGATGGACGAGAAATAGCAGTCAAAAGGCTCTCGAGCAGCTCAGGGCAAGGCCTGGAAGAGCTAAAAACAGAGGTAATGTTGGTTGCTCGACTGTTGCATCGCAATCTAGTAAGGTTGTTGGGCTTCTGCttagaagaagaggagaagctGCTTGTATATGAATACTTGCCTAATGGAAGCTTGGACAAAAGTTTATTTG ATCCGAGGAAACGACTGTATCTGGAATGGGAGCAACGATACAAAATCATTGTTGGCATTGCTCGAGGACTACTTTACCTGCATGAAGATTCTCAGCTCAGAATTATTCATCGGGATTTGAAAGCCAGTAACATTTTACTGGACGAGTCCATGAATCCTAAAATTTCTGATTTTGGTTTGGCAAGACTGTTCTCTGGAAGTCAAACTCAAGCTAAAACCAATCGAATTTCTGGGACTTG TGGCTACATGGCACTAGAATATGCTAAAAAGGGGCACTTTTCCCCCAAATCCGATGTTTATAGTTTTGGTGTTCTAGTCTTGGAAATTGTCACTGGTCGAAAAAGCTCCAGTTTTCGCAATTTTATGAATCTGCAGAGTTAT GCATGGCAACATTGGGTTAATGGAACGGCTCTGGAGTTGCTGGATCCTACTCTGGGCGACCAATGGCCAAGATATGAAGTTTTGAAGTGCATCCACATAGGGTTATTGTGTGTTCAGGAACATGCAGCTGATAGACCTACAATGTCTGAAATTGTCATGATGCTTAGCAGTTATGCTGTAACCTTTGCATCGCCATTGCGGCCTGCATTCTTTGTCCCGGTGGAAGGTTTTGAGTCAGTTTTGGCTGCTAAAAATTATGGTGGAGCTCAAAGGGATGGATCTGTGTCGGAGTCATTGCAACAATCTGTAAACGAAGTTTCAATCACCGAGTTAGATCCTCGCTAG
- the LOC120000997 gene encoding putative receptor-like protein kinase At4g00960 isoform X3: MDCEHCQGYISNVDCQTCAGTAADEITQLCQNKKEAFIGYITCSLHYSDSRFFSTANSIPRYALCNVQNTSNRALFDRQLGSLLKNLSNSAADSPSRYAAGGIAHTAFVDIYAMQRCTGDLGIDDCFSCLEYIISYIPQTCNGSVGGQIFSMSCSLRYEIYSFTPWSSPPPPAQTASPPSLLQPNSTPSATTNSKDDGTKSTSRTIAVVVTPIAVALVLIPIICGFFIGKKAKRKGNAGPEEYDNRSMESLLIGLDRFRVATGNFSDEYKLGEGGFGPVYKGKLPDGREIAVKRLSSSSGQGLEELKTEVMLVARLLHRNLVRLLGFCLEEEEKLLVYEYLPNGSLDKSLFDPRKRLYLEWEQRYKIIVGIARGLLYLHEDSQLRIIHRDLKASNILLDESMNPKISDFGLARLFSGSQTQAKTNRISGTCGYMALEYAKKGHFSPKSDVYSFGVLVLEIVTGRKSSSFRNFMNLQSYAWQHWVNGTALELLDPTLGDQWPRYEVLKCIHIGLLCVQEHAADRPTMSEIVMMLSSYAVTFASPLRPAFFVPVEGFESVLAAKNYGGAQRDGSVSESLQQSVNEVSITELDPR; encoded by the exons ATGGATTGTGAACAT TGCCAAGGTTATATCTCCAATGTAGATTGCCAAACTTGTGCGGGCACCGCAGCTGACGAAATCACCCAACTTTGTCAGAACAAGAAGGAAGCATTTATAGGATATATAACTTGCTCATTACATTACTCTGACTCTCGCTTCTTCTCAACTGCCAATAGTATCCCAAGATACGCGTTATGTAATGTGCAGAATACATCTAACCGGGCACTTTTTGATCGCCAATTGGGAAGTTTGCTTAAGAATCTCTCAAACAGTGCTGCCGATAGTCCTTCTAGATACGCTGCAGGTGGCATTGCTCACACAGCTTTTGTTGACATATATGCTATGCAGCGGTGCACTGGAGATTTAGGAATAGATGACTGCTTCAGTTGCCTCGAATATATAATCAGTTATATTCCACAGACTTGCAATGGAAGTGTGGGTGGTCAGATATTCTCTATGAGTTGCAGTCTTCGGTATGAGATATATTCATTCACTCCGTGGTCATCACCACCTCCTCCAGCCCAAACAGCGTCTCCTCCATCTTTGCTCCAGCCCAACTCAACTCCTAGTGCAACAACAAACTCAAAGGATGATG GGACAAAGAGCACTTCAAGAACCATTGCAGTAGTGGTGACTCCTATAGCTGTTGCCTTGGTACTGATACCCATCATTTGTGGTTTCTTCATCGGGAAAAAGGCTAAGAGAAAAGGAAATG CTGGTCCTGAAGAATATGATAATAGGAGTATGGAATCGCTTTTGATTGGACTAGATAGATTCAGAGTTGCAACTGGAAATTTCTCTGATGAATATAAACTTGGAGAAGGCGGTTTTGGTCCAGTTTACAAG GGAAAACTTCCTGATGGACGAGAAATAGCAGTCAAAAGGCTCTCGAGCAGCTCAGGGCAAGGCCTGGAAGAGCTAAAAACAGAGGTAATGTTGGTTGCTCGACTGTTGCATCGCAATCTAGTAAGGTTGTTGGGCTTCTGCttagaagaagaggagaagctGCTTGTATATGAATACTTGCCTAATGGAAGCTTGGACAAAAGTTTATTTG ATCCGAGGAAACGACTGTATCTGGAATGGGAGCAACGATACAAAATCATTGTTGGCATTGCTCGAGGACTACTTTACCTGCATGAAGATTCTCAGCTCAGAATTATTCATCGGGATTTGAAAGCCAGTAACATTTTACTGGACGAGTCCATGAATCCTAAAATTTCTGATTTTGGTTTGGCAAGACTGTTCTCTGGAAGTCAAACTCAAGCTAAAACCAATCGAATTTCTGGGACTTG TGGCTACATGGCACTAGAATATGCTAAAAAGGGGCACTTTTCCCCCAAATCCGATGTTTATAGTTTTGGTGTTCTAGTCTTGGAAATTGTCACTGGTCGAAAAAGCTCCAGTTTTCGCAATTTTATGAATCTGCAGAGTTAT GCATGGCAACATTGGGTTAATGGAACGGCTCTGGAGTTGCTGGATCCTACTCTGGGCGACCAATGGCCAAGATATGAAGTTTTGAAGTGCATCCACATAGGGTTATTGTGTGTTCAGGAACATGCAGCTGATAGACCTACAATGTCTGAAATTGTCATGATGCTTAGCAGTTATGCTGTAACCTTTGCATCGCCATTGCGGCCTGCATTCTTTGTCCCGGTGGAAGGTTTTGAGTCAGTTTTGGCTGCTAAAAATTATGGTGGAGCTCAAAGGGATGGATCTGTGTCGGAGTCATTGCAACAATCTGTAAACGAAGTTTCAATCACCGAGTTAGATCCTCGCTAG
- the LOC120000997 gene encoding putative receptor-like protein kinase At4g00960 isoform X1 has product MQSFALDAFHFLLFSCLLHFFYPAKGQIYRYQYCDGASNYIYGGMYEQNLNLTLNSLAVNASKTGFYITTIGQSPDTVYGLIQCQGYISNVDCQTCAGTAADEITQLCQNKKEAFIGYITCSLHYSDSRFFSTANSIPRYALCNVQNTSNRALFDRQLGSLLKNLSNSAADSPSRYAAGGIAHTAFVDIYAMQRCTGDLGIDDCFSCLEYIISYIPQTCNGSVGGQIFSMSCSLRYEIYSFTPWSSPPPPAQTASPPSLLQPNSTPSATTNSKDDGTKSTSRTIAVVVTPIAVALVLIPIICGFFIGKKAKRKGNAGPEEYDNRSMESLLIGLDRFRVATGNFSDEYKLGEGGFGPVYKGKLPDGREIAVKRLSSSSGQGLEELKTEVMLVARLLHRNLVRLLGFCLEEEEKLLVYEYLPNGSLDKSLFDPRKRLYLEWEQRYKIIVGIARGLLYLHEDSQLRIIHRDLKASNILLDESMNPKISDFGLARLFSGSQTQAKTNRISGTCGYMALEYAKKGHFSPKSDVYSFGVLVLEIVTGRKSSSFRNFMNLQSYAWQHWVNGTALELLDPTLGDQWPRYEVLKCIHIGLLCVQEHAADRPTMSEIVMMLSSYAVTFASPLRPAFFVPVEGFESVLAAKNYGGAQRDGSVSESLQQSVNEVSITELDPR; this is encoded by the exons ATGCAATCTTTTGCATTAGATGCTTTCCATTTTCTCCTGTTTTCATgtcttcttcacttcttctaTCCTGCCAAAGGCCAAATATATAGGTATCAGTACTGCGATGGTGCTTCAAATTACATTTATGGTGGCATGTATGAACAGAACCTAAACCTAACACTCAATTCACTTGCTGTCAATGCTTCTAAAACCGGCTTCTACATCACTACTATAGGGCAGAGCCCTGATACTGTTTATGGCCTCATACAGTGCCAAGGTTATATCTCCAATGTAGATTGCCAAACTTGTGCGGGCACCGCAGCTGACGAAATCACCCAACTTTGTCAGAACAAGAAGGAAGCATTTATAGGATATATAACTTGCTCATTACATTACTCTGACTCTCGCTTCTTCTCAACTGCCAATAGTATCCCAAGATACGCGTTATGTAATGTGCAGAATACATCTAACCGGGCACTTTTTGATCGCCAATTGGGAAGTTTGCTTAAGAATCTCTCAAACAGTGCTGCCGATAGTCCTTCTAGATACGCTGCAGGTGGCATTGCTCACACAGCTTTTGTTGACATATATGCTATGCAGCGGTGCACTGGAGATTTAGGAATAGATGACTGCTTCAGTTGCCTCGAATATATAATCAGTTATATTCCACAGACTTGCAATGGAAGTGTGGGTGGTCAGATATTCTCTATGAGTTGCAGTCTTCGGTATGAGATATATTCATTCACTCCGTGGTCATCACCACCTCCTCCAGCCCAAACAGCGTCTCCTCCATCTTTGCTCCAGCCCAACTCAACTCCTAGTGCAACAACAAACTCAAAGGATGATG GGACAAAGAGCACTTCAAGAACCATTGCAGTAGTGGTGACTCCTATAGCTGTTGCCTTGGTACTGATACCCATCATTTGTGGTTTCTTCATCGGGAAAAAGGCTAAGAGAAAAGGAAATG CTGGTCCTGAAGAATATGATAATAGGAGTATGGAATCGCTTTTGATTGGACTAGATAGATTCAGAGTTGCAACTGGAAATTTCTCTGATGAATATAAACTTGGAGAAGGCGGTTTTGGTCCAGTTTACAAG GGAAAACTTCCTGATGGACGAGAAATAGCAGTCAAAAGGCTCTCGAGCAGCTCAGGGCAAGGCCTGGAAGAGCTAAAAACAGAGGTAATGTTGGTTGCTCGACTGTTGCATCGCAATCTAGTAAGGTTGTTGGGCTTCTGCttagaagaagaggagaagctGCTTGTATATGAATACTTGCCTAATGGAAGCTTGGACAAAAGTTTATTTG ATCCGAGGAAACGACTGTATCTGGAATGGGAGCAACGATACAAAATCATTGTTGGCATTGCTCGAGGACTACTTTACCTGCATGAAGATTCTCAGCTCAGAATTATTCATCGGGATTTGAAAGCCAGTAACATTTTACTGGACGAGTCCATGAATCCTAAAATTTCTGATTTTGGTTTGGCAAGACTGTTCTCTGGAAGTCAAACTCAAGCTAAAACCAATCGAATTTCTGGGACTTG TGGCTACATGGCACTAGAATATGCTAAAAAGGGGCACTTTTCCCCCAAATCCGATGTTTATAGTTTTGGTGTTCTAGTCTTGGAAATTGTCACTGGTCGAAAAAGCTCCAGTTTTCGCAATTTTATGAATCTGCAGAGTTAT GCATGGCAACATTGGGTTAATGGAACGGCTCTGGAGTTGCTGGATCCTACTCTGGGCGACCAATGGCCAAGATATGAAGTTTTGAAGTGCATCCACATAGGGTTATTGTGTGTTCAGGAACATGCAGCTGATAGACCTACAATGTCTGAAATTGTCATGATGCTTAGCAGTTATGCTGTAACCTTTGCATCGCCATTGCGGCCTGCATTCTTTGTCCCGGTGGAAGGTTTTGAGTCAGTTTTGGCTGCTAAAAATTATGGTGGAGCTCAAAGGGATGGATCTGTGTCGGAGTCATTGCAACAATCTGTAAACGAAGTTTCAATCACCGAGTTAGATCCTCGCTAG
- the LOC120000997 gene encoding putative receptor-like protein kinase At4g00960 isoform X6 — translation MQRCTGDLGIDDCFSCLEYIISYIPQTCNGSVGGQIFSMSCSLRYEIYSFTPWSSPPPPAQTASPPSLLQPNSTPSATTNSKDDGTKSTSRTIAVVVTPIAVALVLIPIICGFFIGKKAKRKGNAGPEEYDNRSMESLLIGLDRFRVATGNFSDEYKLGEGGFGPVYKGKLPDGREIAVKRLSSSSGQGLEELKTEVMLVARLLHRNLVRLLGFCLEEEEKLLVYEYLPNGSLDKSLFDPRKRLYLEWEQRYKIIVGIARGLLYLHEDSQLRIIHRDLKASNILLDESMNPKISDFGLARLFSGSQTQAKTNRISGTCGYMALEYAKKGHFSPKSDVYSFGVLVLEIVTGRKSSSFRNFMNLQSYAWQHWVNGTALELLDPTLGDQWPRYEVLKCIHIGLLCVQEHAADRPTMSEIVMMLSSYAVTFASPLRPAFFVPVEGFESVLAAKNYGGAQRDGSVSESLQQSVNEVSITELDPR, via the exons ATGCAGCGGTGCACTGGAGATTTAGGAATAGATGACTGCTTCAGTTGCCTCGAATATATAATCAGTTATATTCCACAGACTTGCAATGGAAGTGTGGGTGGTCAGATATTCTCTATGAGTTGCAGTCTTCGGTATGAGATATATTCATTCACTCCGTGGTCATCACCACCTCCTCCAGCCCAAACAGCGTCTCCTCCATCTTTGCTCCAGCCCAACTCAACTCCTAGTGCAACAACAAACTCAAAGGATGATG GGACAAAGAGCACTTCAAGAACCATTGCAGTAGTGGTGACTCCTATAGCTGTTGCCTTGGTACTGATACCCATCATTTGTGGTTTCTTCATCGGGAAAAAGGCTAAGAGAAAAGGAAATG CTGGTCCTGAAGAATATGATAATAGGAGTATGGAATCGCTTTTGATTGGACTAGATAGATTCAGAGTTGCAACTGGAAATTTCTCTGATGAATATAAACTTGGAGAAGGCGGTTTTGGTCCAGTTTACAAG GGAAAACTTCCTGATGGACGAGAAATAGCAGTCAAAAGGCTCTCGAGCAGCTCAGGGCAAGGCCTGGAAGAGCTAAAAACAGAGGTAATGTTGGTTGCTCGACTGTTGCATCGCAATCTAGTAAGGTTGTTGGGCTTCTGCttagaagaagaggagaagctGCTTGTATATGAATACTTGCCTAATGGAAGCTTGGACAAAAGTTTATTTG ATCCGAGGAAACGACTGTATCTGGAATGGGAGCAACGATACAAAATCATTGTTGGCATTGCTCGAGGACTACTTTACCTGCATGAAGATTCTCAGCTCAGAATTATTCATCGGGATTTGAAAGCCAGTAACATTTTACTGGACGAGTCCATGAATCCTAAAATTTCTGATTTTGGTTTGGCAAGACTGTTCTCTGGAAGTCAAACTCAAGCTAAAACCAATCGAATTTCTGGGACTTG TGGCTACATGGCACTAGAATATGCTAAAAAGGGGCACTTTTCCCCCAAATCCGATGTTTATAGTTTTGGTGTTCTAGTCTTGGAAATTGTCACTGGTCGAAAAAGCTCCAGTTTTCGCAATTTTATGAATCTGCAGAGTTAT GCATGGCAACATTGGGTTAATGGAACGGCTCTGGAGTTGCTGGATCCTACTCTGGGCGACCAATGGCCAAGATATGAAGTTTTGAAGTGCATCCACATAGGGTTATTGTGTGTTCAGGAACATGCAGCTGATAGACCTACAATGTCTGAAATTGTCATGATGCTTAGCAGTTATGCTGTAACCTTTGCATCGCCATTGCGGCCTGCATTCTTTGTCCCGGTGGAAGGTTTTGAGTCAGTTTTGGCTGCTAAAAATTATGGTGGAGCTCAAAGGGATGGATCTGTGTCGGAGTCATTGCAACAATCTGTAAACGAAGTTTCAATCACCGAGTTAGATCCTCGCTAG
- the LOC120000997 gene encoding cysteine-rich receptor-like protein kinase 10 isoform X4 produces MQSFALDAFHFLLFSCLLHFFYPAKGQIYRYQYCDGASNYIYGGMYEQNLNLTLNSLAVNASKTGFYITTIGQSPDTVYGLIQCQGYISNVDCQTCAGTAADEITQLCQNKKEAFIGYITCSLHYSDSRFFSTANSIPRYALCNVQNTSNRALFDRQLGSLLKNLSNSAADSPSRYAAGGIAHTAFVDIYAMQRCTGDLGIDDCFSCLEYIISYIPQTCNGSVGGQIFSMSCSLRYEIYSFTPWSSPPPPAQTASPPSLLQPNSTPSATTNSKDDGTKSTSRTIAVVVTPIAVALVLIPIICGFFIGKKAKRKGNAGPEEYDNRSMESLLIGLDRFRVATGNFSDEYKLGEGGFGPVYKGKLPDGREIAVKRLSSSSGQGLEELKTEVMLVARLLHRNLVRLLGFCLEEEEKLLVYEYLPNGSLDKSLFDPRKRLYLEWEQRYKIIVGIARGLLYLHEDSQLRIIHRDLKASNILLDESMNPKISDFGLARLFSGSQTQAKTNRISGTWHGNIGLMERLWSCWILLWATNGQDMKF; encoded by the exons ATGCAATCTTTTGCATTAGATGCTTTCCATTTTCTCCTGTTTTCATgtcttcttcacttcttctaTCCTGCCAAAGGCCAAATATATAGGTATCAGTACTGCGATGGTGCTTCAAATTACATTTATGGTGGCATGTATGAACAGAACCTAAACCTAACACTCAATTCACTTGCTGTCAATGCTTCTAAAACCGGCTTCTACATCACTACTATAGGGCAGAGCCCTGATACTGTTTATGGCCTCATACAGTGCCAAGGTTATATCTCCAATGTAGATTGCCAAACTTGTGCGGGCACCGCAGCTGACGAAATCACCCAACTTTGTCAGAACAAGAAGGAAGCATTTATAGGATATATAACTTGCTCATTACATTACTCTGACTCTCGCTTCTTCTCAACTGCCAATAGTATCCCAAGATACGCGTTATGTAATGTGCAGAATACATCTAACCGGGCACTTTTTGATCGCCAATTGGGAAGTTTGCTTAAGAATCTCTCAAACAGTGCTGCCGATAGTCCTTCTAGATACGCTGCAGGTGGCATTGCTCACACAGCTTTTGTTGACATATATGCTATGCAGCGGTGCACTGGAGATTTAGGAATAGATGACTGCTTCAGTTGCCTCGAATATATAATCAGTTATATTCCACAGACTTGCAATGGAAGTGTGGGTGGTCAGATATTCTCTATGAGTTGCAGTCTTCGGTATGAGATATATTCATTCACTCCGTGGTCATCACCACCTCCTCCAGCCCAAACAGCGTCTCCTCCATCTTTGCTCCAGCCCAACTCAACTCCTAGTGCAACAACAAACTCAAAGGATGATG GGACAAAGAGCACTTCAAGAACCATTGCAGTAGTGGTGACTCCTATAGCTGTTGCCTTGGTACTGATACCCATCATTTGTGGTTTCTTCATCGGGAAAAAGGCTAAGAGAAAAGGAAATG CTGGTCCTGAAGAATATGATAATAGGAGTATGGAATCGCTTTTGATTGGACTAGATAGATTCAGAGTTGCAACTGGAAATTTCTCTGATGAATATAAACTTGGAGAAGGCGGTTTTGGTCCAGTTTACAAG GGAAAACTTCCTGATGGACGAGAAATAGCAGTCAAAAGGCTCTCGAGCAGCTCAGGGCAAGGCCTGGAAGAGCTAAAAACAGAGGTAATGTTGGTTGCTCGACTGTTGCATCGCAATCTAGTAAGGTTGTTGGGCTTCTGCttagaagaagaggagaagctGCTTGTATATGAATACTTGCCTAATGGAAGCTTGGACAAAAGTTTATTTG ATCCGAGGAAACGACTGTATCTGGAATGGGAGCAACGATACAAAATCATTGTTGGCATTGCTCGAGGACTACTTTACCTGCATGAAGATTCTCAGCTCAGAATTATTCATCGGGATTTGAAAGCCAGTAACATTTTACTGGACGAGTCCATGAATCCTAAAATTTCTGATTTTGGTTTGGCAAGACTGTTCTCTGGAAGTCAAACTCAAGCTAAAACCAATCGAATTTCTGGGACTTG GCATGGCAACATTGGGTTAATGGAACGGCTCTGGAGTTGCTGGATCCTACTCTGGGCGACCAATGGCCAAGATATGAAGTTTTGA